From Acidipropionibacterium acidipropionici, one genomic window encodes:
- a CDS encoding aminotransferase class I/II-fold pyridoxal phosphate-dependent enzyme, translating into MKLSRHVADMQPFHALAFGQRADTMEAAGQHVVALSIGEPDFGAPSAVREAMLDVMDGRPLPYTSAFGLPALREAISGFYRDRHGVDVDPARIAITSGASCALVMATAATVDDGDEVILADPSYPCNRELVTSFGGRVVAVPTTAATRYQLDTAAVDRAWSERTTAVMVATPSNPTGTSIPFEQLSAICELARSRGAWRIVDEIYLELADPGADGRAARTVLETDPDAIVVSSFSKYFGMTGWRLGWMVVPETLVDPVERLAMNFFLSASNPAQQAALACFAPETLAICEERRVELGRRRRLVLDGLARIGLPVPVEPDGAFYVYVDVSGTGLDAWQFCERALEQAHVALTPGRDFGATTADTHVRLSYAASPEELQEGLDRLGRFVAGLAS; encoded by the coding sequence ATGAAACTCTCCCGCCACGTCGCCGACATGCAGCCCTTCCACGCCCTGGCATTCGGGCAGCGGGCCGATACGATGGAGGCGGCCGGGCAGCATGTCGTGGCGCTGTCGATCGGGGAGCCGGATTTCGGGGCGCCGTCGGCGGTACGCGAGGCGATGCTCGATGTGATGGACGGGCGCCCGCTTCCGTACACCTCTGCATTCGGCCTGCCGGCGCTGCGAGAGGCGATCTCCGGTTTCTACCGGGACCGCCACGGCGTCGACGTCGACCCGGCGAGGATCGCGATCACATCGGGGGCCTCCTGCGCCCTGGTGATGGCCACCGCCGCCACTGTCGACGACGGTGATGAGGTGATCCTCGCCGACCCGTCGTACCCCTGCAACCGCGAACTGGTGACGTCTTTCGGCGGGCGGGTGGTGGCCGTGCCGACCACGGCGGCGACCCGCTACCAGCTGGACACCGCGGCTGTGGATCGGGCATGGAGTGAGCGCACGACGGCGGTGATGGTGGCCACCCCGTCCAATCCCACCGGAACGTCCATCCCCTTCGAGCAGCTGAGTGCCATCTGCGAGCTGGCCCGGTCCCGCGGGGCCTGGCGGATCGTCGACGAGATCTACCTGGAGCTGGCCGATCCTGGTGCCGACGGCCGTGCGGCGCGCACGGTGCTGGAGACCGATCCGGACGCGATCGTGGTGTCGAGCTTCTCGAAGTACTTCGGAATGACGGGCTGGCGGCTGGGCTGGATGGTGGTGCCCGAGACGCTGGTGGATCCGGTCGAGCGGCTGGCGATGAACTTCTTCCTGTCGGCCTCCAACCCCGCCCAGCAGGCGGCCCTGGCGTGCTTCGCCCCAGAGACCCTGGCGATCTGCGAGGAGCGCCGCGTCGAACTGGGGCGACGCCGCCGTCTGGTGCTGGACGGGCTGGCCCGCATCGGGCTGCCGGTACCGGTGGAGCCCGACGGCGCCTTCTACGTCTATGTGGACGTCAGCGGCACCGGCCTGGACGCGTGGCAGTTCTGCGAGCGGGCGCTGGAACAGGCCCACGTCGCCCTCACGCCGGGCCGCGATTTCGGAGCGACGACGGCCGACACCCACGTCCGGCTGTCCTACGCCGCGTCCCCCGAGGAGCTGCAAGAGGGGCTGGACAGGCTGGGACGGTTCGTCGCCGGTCTGGCCTCCTGA